ATGATCTTGTTTAAATACGATGAGAGAGCGCCTATGTTCTTCGAAATGGACATCTCGTTGTCATTCAGCACCACCAAGACATCGCTTTTGAGATGACCAGCATGATTTAATGCTTCGAAAGACATGCCGCCCGTGAGAGACCCGTCGCCAATGACCGCTACAATTTTATGGCTTTCACTCCTATTTTTCCTAGCTTCCGCAAGCCCCACGACAATAGAGATAGAATTTGATGCGTGACCAGTATCGAATATGTCATACTCACTTTCCTTTCGTGAAGGAAAACCACTTATACCTCCGTCCTGGCGTAGCGATTCAAACTTGAATTTCCTGCCCGTGATAATCTTATGGGTATAGCATTGATGCCCCACATCCCATATGATCTTGTCCTCTGGCGTATCGAATATGTAGTGTAACGCAATGGTCAACTCCACCACGCCGAGGTTTGATGAGAGGTGACCTCCCGTCTTCGAAACTGTATCAACAATATATCGCCGTATCTCGTCAGCGAGCTCCGACATTTCGTCGATGTCCAGCTTCTTCAGGTCCCTCGGATCTTCTATTTTCTCCAAAAACATCAGGAAACCCGGCTGCCGATGAATTGCGCAAGTTCAGTGAGTACTGCCGCGTTGTCACCCAAAAATTGTACGGACCTGATTGCTTCATCCGTAAGCTGCTCAAGTTTTATCTTGGATGCAACCACTCCGTAATGCTTCACGTAGGTCTGCTTATTGGAGTCTTTTTTCAACCGTTTTCCCACGGTCTCCTCATCCCCTTCCACGTCCAGCAGATCATCCATAATCTGGAATGCAAGTCCCAAGCATTCACCATACCGGGTAAATTTCCGAAGAGCACTAGCCTTTGCTCCTCCTACTATTGCGCCCACTCTCACGGAAGCCCTGATAAGGGCGGTCGTCTTGTGGAAGTGGATATAGTCGAGGACATCCTTTGTCCCTTCTTTCCCATCGTAAAGAATATCCATAACTTGACCCGCCACCATACCCTCAGCACCAATTGCATTGGCAACCTCGAAAATAACCTGTTTGACCGTCTTGGGGCTAATCCGTTCAGCGTAATGCCCATCCGCCATGATTCTAAAAGCCTCCGTAAGAAGTCCGTCACCAGCCAGAATTGCCATGGCCTCGCCGTACACCTTGTGGCACGTAGGCTTACCACGTCTCAAATCATCGTTGTCCAAACTCGGCAGGTCATCGTGGATCAAAGAATATGTATGTATCATCTCAATGGCGCATGCGAAAGGCAGAAGATCGTCACTGTTTCTTCCCATAGCCTCACATGCCGCAATAGCCAGTATGGGCCGTATTCTCTTACCATGGGAGAATAGCATGTACCCCATGGAGTCCCTGAGCGCTGAAGGTGACGTCTTCAAGGAAGAAAATACTTCCTTCAGGCTTTCCTCCACAATGATCTGCTTTTCTCGTAAATATGCCGCCAGGCTCATCATGCCTCGTCTTCGTGGAAAGGCTGCCTTTCGACCAACCCGTCCTCTTTCTTAACCAGCACTTCAACCTTCTTCTCGATCTCATCCAACCTTTTTGAAAGGTCTTTAGTGAGGGACAACCCTTCCTTAAAGAGGCCGAGAGCTTCGTCAAGCGGAATGTTGCCATTATCAAGCGTTTTTACGATATCTTCAAGTTTCTTAAGCCCATCCTCAAATTTCATTTGCCATTATTATAAAGTTTAAAATGCTCCTTATCAAGTATTTCGTGCCCACAGACCGCATTCCACTTAAGTTTTATAGAAGACACAACGAGACAAATTATTACTTCTCATCCTTTAAAAGGCTGTCTGCTTCTGGTTCTTGGAAGGACGAGAGAGGGTATTCTACTCAAAACATCAAAACAATGTTTGCAAAAAGATGCCGCAAGGCCTCAGGGTGGGAGGTATGGGGAGGTTCTATTGACATCCGCTTTTTGAAACTGGATGATGCCGGCGTAAATGACCAACCCACCGAGACCTATCCACTGCCTCACGCCAATCCACTCCAACATCAAAGTAGCACCACAACTCCTCTATCCAGTTGAAAAAACACCTCACATTCTGTATATTTAACTCGTGACCCAGCATGGGCTCACAATCCAAGGAGACAAACTGTGAAACCTATCACTTATTACAATATAAACAATAAAGACGAACGGGTTGATTTCCGCACCGCACTTTTAAACGGCATGGGTTCCAAATATGGACTCTACATGGTAGCCCGGCATGACATCCCAATACTTGAGCCAGACCTTATCAACTCCCTGAGAACTATGTCCTACGCCGAGATCGCCTATCAAATACTTAATCCCTTTCTTGGCTCCGAGTTCAGCCCACCAGGCGAGCTTAAAAAGCTCCTCCTTGATGTATACTCCGAGGACAAAATCCTCACCACGGTGCAGCATGTAGCCGGGAGAACCCACATTATGTGGCTTACCCATGGCCCCACTTACTCTTTCAAAGATTATGCAGCCCGTTTCTTCGGCAAAGCGCTCAATTTCTTCCTCGGACAAAAGAACCTGCGAAAGGTAGTTGTCGTGGCTACCAGCGGTGACACGGGCGGAGCCGTGGCAGACGCGCTTTACGATCTAGAAAACGTGGATAATATCGTATTCTTCCCCAAAGACTCAATTAGCGAAGGGCAAAGGCGTCAGATGACCACTCTTGGGAGTAATATTTACACCTTCGAAGTGAACGGAGACTTTGATGTCTGCCAAGCAATGGCCAAAAACTTGCTCGAAGACAAGGCCTTCGCGAAAGAGGTCTTTGGCGACAGCGACAGGTTCACCTCCGCCAACTCCATTAGCCTGGGGAGGCTCCTCCCTCAAGCGGTTTATCCTTTTTTTGCCTATTCACGGATCGCAGGGGCGGGAGAGCAGGTAATAGCCAGCATCCCGTCGGGTAATTTCGGGGACATGATGGGCACTGTGATCGCAAAGCAGATGGGCCTTCCCATCTCAAAGATCATTTGCGGAGTCAATGAGAATATCGAGTTCCCCGAGTTTCTTGAATCAGGCAAATACAAGGTGAGACCCGCCGTTAAATGTCCCTCCTCCGCCATGATCGTCTCCCACCCCAGCAACCTCGCCCGATTGATAGACTTTTACGGCGGCCACATGTACGATGATATAGATCCCTCCACCAAAAAGGTATTGACACCCGGCATAATTGACATAATGCCCGACATGGCTGCTATGCAAAGAGACCTGTTCTCCGTGGGGGTCAAAAACCATGAGCATTACGACACCATGAAAGAGGTATATGGCAGATACGGGATCGTCTTGGACCCCCATGGAGCAGTGGGATGGCGAGCCCTTGATCTCTATCTCAGGGGGAATCACACGCTCCCTGCCGTGGTATACGAGACCGCCGATCCCGGCAAGTTTCCGGAGGATGTAAGAAATGCAATCGGCGTTGACCCCGAGCCTCCGGCTGGCATGAAAGAGCAGGCTTCAAAGAAGGAACGGATTTACCGCATTGAGGCAAAATCTGAGAAAACCTCTTTCGGTTTGAAGCTCTCCCACGACCAAGCCGAGGAAGCGCGAAATAAGATTGCACAGATATTTCGCAAAAAAAATTGATGAGCAAAGCGGTTTTTTTCAAACCGTCTCCTGACATGTTGTTCCGCAGGATCGGATACCTCCTTTTTCTTGTCTCGCCCCTCTTAATTGCCACTACCTGCAATTTCAGCACCCCAAGGGCCTGGACGCGGAAAAACTGTACACTATGCTCGCCTCGGGCAAGCCTGTTCTCGTAGTCGATACGAGAACCGAGCTGAATACCGCCGGGACGAACACATACCAGGGGCACAATCCTCATGCCGCAGGAAAAGGTCAGGATTGCCATCGGCCTATCCCTGAGAGGAAAAATATGGCTATCGTCTTCTATTGCCGCGGTAGCGGCTAAAAGCAGGGTATATGAATATTTTGACCCTCATAGACGGACTTTCTGAATGGCACGACAAAGGCTGCCCCGTAAATAAAATGAAGTCGCTCTTATTCCCTTGACACAAAAAGTGTAAATCCCTATACTATCTAAGTAGAAATTATTCTCATTTATAGGAAAAGTTTTGACCACCGATTTTCAGACTTCCATTAGGAAGCTTCATCTTAAGGCAACACCCAAAAGGCTCGCCATTCTTGAAATCCTCGCGAGTGAACCCGTGTACGCAAGTCCGGAGAAAGTGTGGCAGAAGATGAAGGGTCGGTTCGGTAAGATCGGACTCTCCACCGTGTACCGCAACCTTGAAGATTTGGCTGAAGGCGGTCTGATCATTAAAATCCTCCATCCTGATCGTAAGCTCTATTACTATTTTTGCCACAACGCCGAAACGAGCCACCATCATCACTTCGTCTGCATTTCATGCCGGAGGGTCCTCGACATCAGCTTTTGCGGGTTGGAAGAGATACGAAAAGAAGTAGAAGGTGGCCTGAAAGGTACGGTTGTCGCCCACTTGCTGCAGGTTTTCGGCTTCTGTGAGAAATGCGATAAATGAAGGCGAGATATCCATTAACCATTATTTCGATCTGCCTGGCCATCTTCATCTGCGTCACCTCATGCCGGGAAAGAGTTCATCCGCCGGTTGATAAAGGGAAGCTCAAGATCATTACCACACTTTTCCCGCTCTACGATTTTGCCCGGAATGTGGGCGGGGAGCAGGCGCATGTCACACTCATTTTGCCTCCAGGACTCGAGCCTCACAGTTTTGAACCAAAACCGGGAGACGTAATCAGAATAAATGATGCAGACATCTTCGTTTATACAGACAAAAAAATGGAACCGTGGGTGGAAAATATCCTGAAAAGCATAGACAACAAGAAACTCCTGGTAATAAACGCGAGCAAGGGTATTACCCTTCTTTCAGACGTAAGCCCCCTCCACGGATGCGAAAAAACCCGACAGGGAGAACCGATTGAACATCACCCGGAAGACAAACTTGATCCTCACATCTGGCTTGATCTCACGAATGTCCAGAATATGGTGGACAATATACGAGACGGCTTCATATCAAAGGATCCGTCAGGGAAAAACTTTTATATGAAAAACACCGCACAATACGGCGCCAGATTGAGCGCCCTTGACCGGGAATTCAAGACCAGTCTCTCAAACTGCCGGCACCGTCTCTTTGTCCACGGTGGCCATTTCGCCTTCAATTATCTAGCCAAACACTACAATCTTGCGTATGTGTCGGCGTATCAAGGGTCTCCCGATGCCGAGCCTTCTCCGAGAAAGATAATGGAATTGAAAAAACTGGTGAAAGATAATGAAGTCAAGTACATCTATTATGAAGAATTGATCACACCCAGGGTTGCCGAGATGTTAGCGCGGGAGACGGGAGCGGATCTCCTTTTCCTTCACGGCGCCCACAATATAAGCAAAGATGATCTGGAGAAAGGGACCACCTTTATATCCATCATGGAACAAAACCTGACGAACCTCATGAAGGGGCTCGAATGCCGCTAAGCATCGTCTCTGCGGAGCACCTCTATTTCTGCTATAATTCGACGGAGGTCCTTACGGACGCCACGTTCATGCTGGAAAAAGGGGACTATCTCGGGCTCGTTGGACCCAACGGTTCCGGCAAGACCACACTGATAAAGCTGCTCCTAGGACTCTTCAAGCCTTACGGGGGGGTCATCCGTCTTTTCGGGCAAAACCCTGCGAAATTCCGCGAATGGCACAAGATCGGATATCTTCCCCAGAGGATGACCTCTTTCAGCCCCCTTTTTCCCGCAACGGTAAGAGAAGTCGTCTCTCTGGGACTCCTTTCTAAGAAAACATTCCCCAAACAGATGTCCCGCCAGGACAGGACATCTGTTGACAGTGTTCTTGACCTCATGGACATCAGCAGTATCGGCAACGAGCTAATAGGAGAGTTATCGGGAGGCCAACAGCAAAGAGTCTTCCTGGCCAAAGCCCTTGTCGGTGAGCCAGAGCTTCTGATACTGGATGAGCCAACTACCGCCCTCGACCCGGAAACGAGAGAAAAGTTTTTCGGAACCTTGAAGGATCTCAACCAGAACAAACTGGTCACAATCATCATAATTACCCATGATACTGGCACCATAGGCGAGCATGCTTCAAAATTGCTCTATCTCGATAAGCGGGTAGTCTTCTGCGGGACCTTTGAGGCGTTCTGCATGTCGAGCGGCATGACAGCTTATTTCGGAGAGTTCTCACAGCACCTCATCTGCCACAGGCACGAGCAAACACCAAGGGCTTGCGAGAGATGAACGGTATGGAATTGCTTGACTTTTTCAGCCACGGCTTCATTCAGAGGGCGCTCATCGCCGGTTCGTTCATTGCCGTACTCTGCTCCACTTTGGGGGTTTTTCTGGTACTAAGACGCCTGCCCCTCATTGGGGATGGTCTCGCTCACGTCACCTTCGGAAGCGTGGCGGTCGGCCTTCTGCTTAGAGTATACCCCATGTATGTGGCAGCGCCCCTGGTAATGCTCAGTTCCCTGGGGATCATGAAACTCACCGAGAGAACCAAGATATACGGAGACACGGCTATTGCCATCGTATCCTCTATCGGCATCTCGGGAGGAATACTCCTTGCCAGTGCGGCCGGGGGGTTCAATATTGATCTTTTCAGCTACCTCTTCGGAAATATTCTCGCCATAGGGAGTGCGGAGGTAGTCTCATCTATCGTGCTATCAGTAATCCTCATCATGACAATCGCGGCGTTCTATCACGATATGTTATCTGTCACCTTGGACGAGGAATCGGCGAGGGCGGCCGGCATAAAGGTCGGGGCGATGAACATGATTCTCGTGCTCACCACCGCCCTCACAGTAGTGCTTGCCATGCGGGTTGTGGGAATAATGCTGATCTCCGCCTTACTGGTACTTCCCGCAGTGACCGCGCTCCAGATGGGGAAAGGGTTCAAGGCAACCATCGTAATAGCAGGAGCCGTGGGGGTATTTTCCGTGGTTTTTGGCACAGTCATCTCTTTTCTCGCCGACATTCCAACAGGAGCCACCATAGTTCTTCTCAGTTTTACCATGTTCCTCGGTGTCTTTCTTTGGAACAACGTAACATTTTCCAAATATTATAAGCGGTTAATGTTGACAATGGCGCCTACCGACATTATATTTAGTTCAAAAATTAATTCTCCAGAAGAGGGGGCTTCATATGGCAAAAAAAGTAATAGGGATTGATCTCGGGACAACAAACTCCGTCGTTGCGATAATGGAAGGTGGAGATCCGAAAGTAATTATCAATGAGGAGGGCAGCAGACTTACGCCAAGCGTTGTAGCCTTCACGAAAGACGGACAGATACTCGTCGGCCAGACTGCAAGGAGACAGGCTATCACCAACCCGGAAAACACCATATTCTCGATCAAGAGATTTATGGGTAGAAGGTATAGCGAAATACAGGAAGAAATTAAGACACTGCCTTACAGGGTCGTGGCCGACCAGGAGGGCAACGCTCGGGTCGACGTAAGGGGTAAGCAATACACACCCCAGGAGATTTCGGCCTTCATCCTTCAGAAACTGAGGAAGTCGGCTGAAGCATATCTCGGCCAGACGATAGAAGACGCTGTCGTCACCGTCCCGGCGTACTTCAACGACTCTCAGCGTCAGGCGACAAAAGATGCGGGAAGAATAGCGGCGCTGAACGTGCTCCGGATCATCAACGAACCGACCGCATCAGCTCTCGCGTATGGCTTGGACAAGAAAAAGAATGAAACGATCGCAGTGTATGACTTTGGCGGGGGCACCTTCGACATCTCCATATTGGAAGTGGGGGACAACGTGGTGGAAGTAAAATCAACCAACGGTGATACACACCTAGGCGGGGACGACATAGACCAGAAGATCATAGACTGGATAGTAGCCGAGTTCATGAAGGATCAAGGTATTGACCTGTCAAAAGACAAAATGGCTCTCCAGAGGCTTAAAGAGGCAGCGGAAAGGGCGAAAATTGAATTGTCGGCCACTGTAGAGACTGAGATAAACCTCCCATTTATTACCGCCGACCAGACCGGTCCCAAACACCTAACCCTGAGAATGAGGAGAGCAGAGCTGGAGCAATTGGCCGATGATATTATCCAGAGATCCATGGGGCCCTGCAAGAGAGCCCTTGACGATGCAAAACTGACTGCCGAGCAGATCGACGAGGTCGTGCTCGTGGGCGGGTCAACAAGAATTCCCAAGGTCCAGGATCTGGTAAAGAACTTTTTTAACAAGGAACCTCATAGAGGTGTCAACCCAGACGAGGTGGTGGCCTTAGGCGCCGCAGTCCAGGCCGGAGTCCTTGCTGGAGAGGTTAAGGATGTACTCCTCCTCGACGTGACCCCACTCTCCCTGGGTATCGAAACCTTGGGCGGCGTCATGACGAGGATTATAGAACGGAATACGACCATACCGACAAAGAAGAGTCAGATCTTTACCACTGCTGAGGATAGCCAGACCAACGTGGAAATCCATGTCCTGCAGGGTGAAAGAGAGTTTGCAAGAGACAACAGGACTCTTGGGAGGTTCCACCTCATAGGTCTTCCTCCGGCGCCAAGAGGGATCCCCCAGATAGAGGTTACATTCGACATAGACGCCAATGGAATACTCCATGTGGCAGCAAAAGACATCGCGACTGGCAAGGAACAAAACATTACCATAACAGCGTCAACAGGACTAAACGAGGAAGAGATAAAAAGGATGGTACATGACTCCGAGATACATTCGGAAGAAGACAAGAAGAGGAAATCAGACATTGAGGCCCGGAATCAGCTCGATAACTTGATATACACCACAGAAAAGACATTGAACGAAAATAAAGACAAGCTTACGGCCGATGACATCAGGTCAGTGGAGGATGCACTCACGGCAGCAAAAGAGGCTATAAAGAGCGAGGACAGTGACCGGATCAAGAGGGCCGCCGACGACCTCACGAAAGCTTCTCATAAACTCGCAGAAACGCTCTATAAGAAGAGCTCCACCACCACAGAACAGGGAACCCAGGGGACAGGGAGTGAGCCTCAGGGTGGACCAAGAAGAGATGAGGACGTGGTTGACGCTGAGTTTGAGGATGTAAAAAAATAGGGGGGTTGAATGGTAATTGGGTTTAAGAACGACAAGGCCGCGAAAGACAGGTTATTCATACCGGCAGAGGTTCCCATACTACCTCTGCGCGGGACTGTCGCATATCCTGATCTCGTGATGCCTCTTATAGTCGGCAGGGAAAAGTCCATACGTCTCGTGGACGAGGCGATGAACAAAGACAAGATGATAGGGATCATAACCCAGAAGAACCCCGACATAGAGGATCCTGGGATAGATGATCTTTATACTATCGGAACCATTGCAACGATCATGAAGATGGTAAAGATGGTAGATGGAAGCCAGAGGGTAGTGGTGCAGGGACTCTGCCGTTTCAAGCTTGTCGAGTTCGTCCAGAAAGAACCTCACCTCACCGCGAGGCTCCTGCCCATATTCGAGGAATACCAGAAAGACATTGAGGCTGATGCCATGTATATCAACCTCAAAAACCTTTACAAAAAAGCGATTGAGATGGCGCCATACCTCTCGTCAGAATTGACTCAGATCGCCACAAAGATAGAGAACCCTGGCAATCTGGCGGATCTCATTGCATCGACTATTAACATAGGCGTAACAGAAAAACAGGAAATCCTAGAAAAACTAGGTTTAAAGGAAAGACTCAAGAAGGTAACCATACTCCTAAACCGGGAAGTCGAGACCTTGGAACTCTCCAGTCGCATTCAGTCTCATGTGAAGGAAGGCATAGACAAGACCCAGAGGGAATACTATTTAAGGGAACAGCTCAAGGCCATCCAGAAAGAGCTTGGGGAAACCGATGACAGACTGCAGGAGATAAGCGAGATCGGGAAGAAGATAGAAGAAGCAAATATGTCACCTGAGGTAAAAAAGGTGGCGGAAAAAGAGCTGGACAGGCTTTCAAAAATGA
This Syntrophobacterales bacterium DNA region includes the following protein-coding sequences:
- a CDS encoding metal ABC transporter substrate-binding protein, whose translation is MKARYPLTIISICLAIFICVTSCRERVHPPVDKGKLKIITTLFPLYDFARNVGGEQAHVTLILPPGLEPHSFEPKPGDVIRINDADIFVYTDKKMEPWVENILKSIDNKKLLVINASKGITLLSDVSPLHGCEKTRQGEPIEHHPEDKLDPHIWLDLTNVQNMVDNIRDGFISKDPSGKNFYMKNTAQYGARLSALDREFKTSLSNCRHRLFVHGGHFAFNYLAKHYNLAYVSAYQGSPDAEPSPRKIMELKKLVKDNEVKYIYYEELITPRVAEMLARETGADLLFLHGAHNISKDDLEKGTTFISIMEQNLTNLMKGLECR
- the dnaK gene encoding molecular chaperone DnaK, which translates into the protein MAKKVIGIDLGTTNSVVAIMEGGDPKVIINEEGSRLTPSVVAFTKDGQILVGQTARRQAITNPENTIFSIKRFMGRRYSEIQEEIKTLPYRVVADQEGNARVDVRGKQYTPQEISAFILQKLRKSAEAYLGQTIEDAVVTVPAYFNDSQRQATKDAGRIAALNVLRIINEPTASALAYGLDKKKNETIAVYDFGGGTFDISILEVGDNVVEVKSTNGDTHLGGDDIDQKIIDWIVAEFMKDQGIDLSKDKMALQRLKEAAERAKIELSATVETEINLPFITADQTGPKHLTLRMRRAELEQLADDIIQRSMGPCKRALDDAKLTAEQIDEVVLVGGSTRIPKVQDLVKNFFNKEPHRGVNPDEVVALGAAVQAGVLAGEVKDVLLLDVTPLSLGIETLGGVMTRIIERNTTIPTKKSQIFTTAEDSQTNVEIHVLQGEREFARDNRTLGRFHLIGLPPAPRGIPQIEVTFDIDANGILHVAAKDIATGKEQNITITASTGLNEEEIKRMVHDSEIHSEEDKKRKSDIEARNQLDNLIYTTEKTLNENKDKLTADDIRSVEDALTAAKEAIKSEDSDRIKRAADDLTKASHKLAETLYKKSSTTTEQGTQGTGSEPQGGPRRDEDVVDAEFEDVKK
- a CDS encoding metal ABC transporter permease; this encodes MELLDFFSHGFIQRALIAGSFIAVLCSTLGVFLVLRRLPLIGDGLAHVTFGSVAVGLLLRVYPMYVAAPLVMLSSLGIMKLTERTKIYGDTAIAIVSSIGISGGILLASAAGGFNIDLFSYLFGNILAIGSAEVVSSIVLSVILIMTIAAFYHDMLSVTLDEESARAAGIKVGAMNMILVLTTALTVVLAMRVVGIMLISALLVLPAVTALQMGKGFKATIVIAGAVGVFSVVFGTVISFLADIPTGATIVLLSFTMFLGVFLWNNVTFSKYYKRLMLTMAPTDIIFSSKINSPEEGASYGKKSNRD
- a CDS encoding transcriptional repressor: MTTDFQTSIRKLHLKATPKRLAILEILASEPVYASPEKVWQKMKGRFGKIGLSTVYRNLEDLAEGGLIIKILHPDRKLYYYFCHNAETSHHHHFVCISCRRVLDISFCGLEEIRKEVEGGLKGTVVAHLLQVFGFCEKCDK
- a CDS encoding polyprenyl synthetase family protein, whose amino-acid sequence is MMSLAAYLREKQIIVEESLKEVFSSLKTSPSALRDSMGYMLFSHGKRIRPILAIAACEAMGRNSDDLLPFACAIEMIHTYSLIHDDLPSLDNDDLRRGKPTCHKVYGEAMAILAGDGLLTEAFRIMADGHYAERISPKTVKQVIFEVANAIGAEGMVAGQVMDILYDGKEGTKDVLDYIHFHKTTALIRASVRVGAIVGGAKASALRKFTRYGECLGLAFQIMDDLLDVEGDEETVGKRLKKDSNKQTYVKHYGVVASKIKLEQLTDEAIRSVQFLGDNAAVLTELAQFIGSRVS
- the thrC gene encoding threonine synthase; this translates as MKPITYYNINNKDERVDFRTALLNGMGSKYGLYMVARHDIPILEPDLINSLRTMSYAEIAYQILNPFLGSEFSPPGELKKLLLDVYSEDKILTTVQHVAGRTHIMWLTHGPTYSFKDYAARFFGKALNFFLGQKNLRKVVVVATSGDTGGAVADALYDLENVDNIVFFPKDSISEGQRRQMTTLGSNIYTFEVNGDFDVCQAMAKNLLEDKAFAKEVFGDSDRFTSANSISLGRLLPQAVYPFFAYSRIAGAGEQVIASIPSGNFGDMMGTVIAKQMGLPISKIICGVNENIEFPEFLESGKYKVRPAVKCPSSAMIVSHPSNLARLIDFYGGHMYDDIDPSTKKVLTPGIIDIMPDMAAMQRDLFSVGVKNHEHYDTMKEVYGRYGIVLDPHGAVGWRALDLYLRGNHTLPAVVYETADPGKFPEDVRNAIGVDPEPPAGMKEQASKKERIYRIEAKSEKTSFGLKLSHDQAEEARNKIAQIFRKKN
- the xseB gene encoding exodeoxyribonuclease VII small subunit, which gives rise to MKFEDGLKKLEDIVKTLDNGNIPLDEALGLFKEGLSLTKDLSKRLDEIEKKVEVLVKKEDGLVERQPFHEDEA
- a CDS encoding ABC transporter ATP-binding protein encodes the protein MPLSIVSAEHLYFCYNSTEVLTDATFMLEKGDYLGLVGPNGSGKTTLIKLLLGLFKPYGGVIRLFGQNPAKFREWHKIGYLPQRMTSFSPLFPATVREVVSLGLLSKKTFPKQMSRQDRTSVDSVLDLMDISSIGNELIGELSGGQQQRVFLAKALVGEPELLILDEPTTALDPETREKFFGTLKDLNQNKLVTIIIITHDTGTIGEHASKLLYLDKRVVFCGTFEAFCMSSGMTAYFGEFSQHLICHRHEQTPRACER